The nucleotide sequence GTTGTATTCCTAAGAGAAAgccaaaccaaaagaaaacatcaaataatACATCTAttaattcaaagcttcaacatccccacCCACAGCAACCCACAGGCTTTTGCCCATTGTCCATGCCCAAGGGGTGGGGAGTTGAACCTTGCCTTGCTGGGGTGGAGAATTTGAACTGGAGATGTCAAGTCTCTCGTCTGAAACAGAAATGTTTTATCTCTAACAGTTGCTGATTTTGCCTTTCTAAAAGAAAAGACCATCAAATCCTGTACTTGGGTGAGGCATTTTAACAAAGTTTTCCTTAAAAGTTTAAATTCCAGCAGGGCTTCCTGGAATGGGAaagttgaagcttcaaattgattgacACACGAGGTTATGTCTGGTATTGGAACATGCTTGAAAATGCTTTAGAAGGTTCCCCCCCTGCAGTTTACAATGTATACAATGGTGGGGCACAGCACAAGAAGGAGGTTTTGACTTAAAAGTCAAGATGTAGGATGAGGAAAAGGAAGGCTGGGTGTTCATACTTGATTTTTAATTATTGCTATAATTTAAGCCAAGATCTAATTGCATGATCACACAACTAATCAAAATTTCTGACAGATGGAACCACACATCACCTTCACTTTTTAGGTAAAAAAGCAATGTAGGCCAaatagaaattcaaaataaaaaagaaaaaatctctaGATATGAAATCTTCCCACATTTGTGGtctcaacctaaaaaaaaaattaaactcagTGTAATTCAATCAAACTCACTTGAACATACCTTGATTGTTTGAAATGCTCTCTGACCTCTGATTTGTCGTAACTTGGATATCGCATGATCAGGGGACAGAGTTTCATCCAAACTTAACAACAAAATTGCTGCCACTGACacaaaagaatgcaaaaattACATCAATGTAGAGTAGTGTGCTACATTGTCTTTTATAATCTGGGTTTGCCAAGAAGAAGAGTGATAAAATTAATAGGAACCAAGAAATCTCAACATCAACTTTTAATAGATAAGTTTctgaaagataacttttcattttctgtaaTCAGATATGAGAATGAGCAATGTCAATACTTATTTTTTCCAGGAAATTGAATTTTctatttaataataatgataaaaaaaacagatacaAAAGTTACCTTAACTATTTTCAAATTAGTTTCCAATGCAATCTCAGGTGAAACAAGTTGTAACATAAAAAAGTAATCAGTGGCCAAAGGTAGAAATTTCTATATAAATGACAGAAGAAACTCACCTAAACAAGAAATTCCTAATCCGGATACACAGCTATAAGGAGAAAGAGGTAAGTAatagaattcaaaataataataataataataataatgataataataataataataataataataataataataataaattataataataataatgcttCAACATAAATCTGTAAAGATCACCAGATTTGGGTTTAAATTGTTGACTTAATATCTGTATTCAGATTAGTAAAGTGAGTTGTCAGTTATGCTAAGTAACATAACTTTGACAACTGTGTTTAGAaacattttgattgatttttgaaaattaattccAAAGAAGCACCACTGGCTAATAAGGACAATTTACATCTATTCACCAAGTGGATGAAGTATGTGGTGGATATTTACAGAGCTGCAAAGTAACAAGACAAACATCCACCATGCTTGTAACAACGATTGTTTtctatttattattaattataataCTTACTGTAAAATCGTCTTACGTCCAAAACTAATACACTGCCGTAACTGCTTAATCATACTGTTACATTCATCCAGTGTTGGAACACCTCCTGCATCAACAGGGAAATGATGAACTTCAAAACCAGCCCAACTGTACTCATCTATGAGAGAAGGAACTCTGCATCTGAAAAGGCAATGCATGGTACTCCAATTAACGATTGTTTGTGCTAGGGGAAAGGGGGCCATATTAATTTAGGCCACATCAAAAGAGAGGGTGAGGAAGTTTCATTCCAATCAATGAGACTAGAAAATCACATTTAATAGTCTGGGTAAAAGTAAAACAATTTATGGCCCCTTTCAGTTCATGTTTTCTGTTATGTTATAAGCAGATTACCTGACCATCTCACTACTAGAGCAGAACACAAACACATCTGTGATGTCCATAGCTTTTAACTGGGCTGCATGAacaacaaaattgcaaaataattatcATGCTAAGTTAGGTTTGATTTCAACTCGTAATATAAGCATTAAATGACAATCATACTCATATCGACTGCtaaatttctgtttgtttcacGATACTTGCAAccttaagggaaaaaaaaagttgagttaGTTAGATAATTTAACCAGCATATAAAATAAGGCAAGATTATTTGTACAAGACCTTTATTCAGAAGAGCTGGGAACTTTAACGTCCAGCTTCGGTCAAAAACCCGGACGTTCTTTAGACATAATAAGAACAGTGTATGTGTGTGATTTGATATTTCTACACTGTTTTAAGATGATCCTTTGTTTGCAGTTTGCATAACGCTAGCttccaaataatttttcactttacCTGGCAATCCACTGATACCCACTATTTCTGCACAGCAGCCAGTGAACGAAAGATCAATCCTTAAATTAAATGCacaaatttatatttcatttgagCAAGTGCACAGAAACTGTGAATCCAAAGTGTTCGTAGTACGATTTATCAAGAGTGAAGAACTCGCAGTAATACTTAACGTACCGATCAATGGATTGAACAATTCAACAAGAAAGTACGGTATAAGCCAGTAAGTTGTAAGTAAATAGCAAGACATATGCTTATTATGACTGATCCAAGCCCTACACGTGGTTCATAAAACTCAATTACCAGTCAACTTGGAAAGGTGAAAGATCTTCATCGCCAATATTGTCTTCGTCGTCGTCCGAGCTATCAAAGTCGTGTCTTCGTACGGAAGAACGCTAAAATAACGCCGTTAATTAGAAAAGTAATTCAACAACAAACTTACTAAGTAACTTTCCTtgaacaaaagtgaaaaaacgCTAAATCTAAAATAAAAGTACCTGTAGTACCATTTTGCACCTTACGAATACTTGATCGGATTTCAATGTCTAGCTGTTTACGAATTCAAACTTTGCTTCTATTCTTGCGAGGGGTGTGATTGGTTACTTTTCTAGAACCAGTCCCTTGGCCGTACCTGTAACCAGAACGACCGCTCAAATGGCAGAAGAGTTTCTTGGTTTTCACGTGGTTATCTGTGTAGTTTCCAGCAATTTCAAACGTTCTTTCTGCCGACATGGTAAGTCTGAACTAATTGAGCCTTCCCTCGGTGTTATGTAGCTACAGAAGAgatgtttttgaaatttggaaCGGGGAACGAAGGACGAAGGACAGGGAACCGGGAATCTGGGAGCAAAACTACAGCATAacaattcaaaatggcggatgacACCACGGTTAAATTGCACAAACACATTGATTGATGTTTGCTTATGATCTGCTGGAGGACCGTACGCGAACGTGAACGCCATTCTGTCCCAATCAAAGGAAACGAAAATATTACAAGGAACCAATGAAGAGTAGTttggagcgcgggaaaacgcgactGACCAAGTCGAGACTTGGTTCATTTTTGAATCCGATTGGTTGatagagtggcgcgagtttttcgGACCAATAACAGCGAAGTAAAGCAACACCAAATCAATCCGGGAATGTTTTCCCAACACTTGACCGAAAATTGCTCGATTGCATAAAACCGCACTGCTTGGCTTTGTAAATTGCCACTCATGTTGctgaaaagatttttttccgAATACATGCAATGTGCTGTGCGTTATAGTCTAGTTATTATCTTTTTTAGACATTTTGACAGTCTTCATTCTATTTTTAACGAGTTTTCTGCGCGGAAAAATTGTGGGAAATCGTACCCTTCCTCAAGAGAATCatacatttttttgaaaaatagaaTACAACTCCTGACTCAGGTGACGAAGTGAACGATGCAACACAGATTCAAGAGAGTTGTTTTTGCCAAAATAGTAAAGAGAGAGTAAATACCAGGCCCTATCAAAACGGCGCGGAAATCAGTGaagaagaaaacttttgttACCTGTGAGGAATGGGTTGAAGTTTGACCTGTTCCGTGTCACAAATTTGCATGTGATGTATTGTTCGCGTGTGCTACTCAtgagaaataataaataagataaGATGGATAACCTCTTTTTAACAACGCTTTTATCCTAAACAAGTCTATGTACAACAAACATCAACCACACCACAGTTCAGATTTCTTGGACCATTGTTGAATAGTTGTAAGTATCCACTAATTTAACTTATAACTTAGCATGAACTGAATCAAGCCCCTGATGGGGTTCTGTGATAATGATTTCAATGTTCGTTATAATCTCAGCGATTTTTACGTCTACCGTGAAGAGCACGgcaaatattttgaataaaactCGTTTCAATTGTGTTAAGAGTTGTTATACGGATAACAATATCAATAGGTTGTTTATGATATTGCACTACATAtttgcacagaaaaaaaactaacatattTGTGTTTTCAAGATGGAAGGTACGTTGTTGAATAAACACCCGCCGCTATTTATTTCTTGTTGGTGTTATGACGATAAATTCTGCATTAAAGTGTTTGAATTACCGTTAGAAATGAGATATGCGACATTTACCTCAGTTGATattgaaaaatcaatcaaatggTAAAAGGTTTAAGGAGACTGTGAGTTCAAGCAAGCAAACAAGTTTGTTAGTTCGTCAGTATCTTATTTTCCCCGCCCAAACTAAGATCGATTTGTGAACCCTCAAAACACTATGTCATGCATTATTCCCCATGTAACTCTGAAgaatttgtaatttattttatatgtcATTACTTTTCGTTAACAGTTTCCAGTTGATCACCTGCAACTTTTGAGgctttgcaaataaatttaggTATTTTCTTCCTATCCTTTCTTTGCTCAGCCATGAGAATTTCTTAATTTGGAGAATAGAACATGTGTccacgggaaaaaaaaattggaattcaaaTGATAAAATACTGAGAGCCATTTAGAATTAAaccatatttgaaaaaaaaatgagttgaaaagCCCCATGTTCTCTTTGAGAAGAGCTGGTCAGTTTTTAATCAAGGAGGctcaaaattgatatttgaaatGTATTGCAACAAGAGAacgaaatgtgaaaaaattgtaCCCTTTGTTTTGTAGATATCTCTGAAGTTGTTTCTGAGGACTGCATTAGAGATAAAGACCTGAGATATTTCGGCTTTCTGAAATCGATGGCTCCCGTTTTGGTGTAAACGCACGCGACAAGGATCTTGGAAATGACTCTTGCCTCGGCATTGCCTATCTTGCACAATGACAACACTATTTATACTCATCTTCATAAGTTTTATAACATGCTTTGACGCtgaaaaacacttcaaaaatGAAAGGCTAAACTACAGAAAAAATGTGATCGATTTCAAGTTTGCCTGGTGCCAAATGCGCATGCACAGGTACGAATGGAAAAATTTGATTGGTCATTGCTTAACACAGGTGTCTTGGGATGCAAAACCGCTGGACAAAAAGCTTCAAACAAGAGCTAGCAAAAGTTATGTCAAACAATTGGATATTAAACCTGCAGGATTCTTCAGCAAGATTTACATTCAGTCAGTTTCagtgaaaaacgaaaataaaacaatcGGTGGGGATTCTTGGCGCGTTGACATTCGGGGACCTTCCAACATGGCAGCTACGGTGTACGACAAAAACAACGGAGTATACGAAGCTATGTTTTTGCCAGAAGAGCCTGGGCTGTACAGGGCGGAGATAACATTGGATTATTCGCTATGCAAGGGATTCAAAGATCCACCAGTGGATTGGTTTATGAGAGGTAATAAGAAACACAACGATATCCAAAATAAAAGGTATTGGCGCTCTAAAATTATAACCCATGTTCGAATCCTCGTTAGATCTATGATACATTGATAAAAAGTAGTCTAAGTTCATAAATACTTGTAGGATGGTGGGTGCttaacatttgaaaatgaatctgTAATGAGCAGAGTCACTAACAAGTCATCCTCGCGCTAATATCTAATTTCATGCTCAAGGTAGATAGATCGCCAACCCTGTCAAAAAATATGTTCCCATTGAATTGATTCAGGGATTATGGTGGACTCCGTGATCCAAAGTTGATTGTTCCCGAAACTGagttttacaaaaaattaataGTGCACAATCTGACAAACACAATTCCAAACCTCAGTGTATGTCTCTCTCCCCAGGCTGTCGACACGGTTCATTCCAGCCACATGGGAGCCTGGGTAACAGAACGCATGATTTCTTGCAGGGGCGACTAGGAGGCGAACAAATTACTTTCACTATTCCCTCACCTTCAACGATCATAGCCAAGGGTGAGATAACGTATTGATTGTGTAACCATGAGGATGATTTAAAAGGGATTGCAAAAGATATTCGAATTTTTGTTTGATACTTTGGTTCAGGATATGGCAGCATGATCTACAATAAATATATAGCGTAAGGGGTACCCTTAGAGCAACCTCTTCTCGTCAAGACGCCTCGTTATTTCTGGCGCAAAATAcgaattttgataaaaaaattttctacagATGTTTTGGTAACGCAAATGCAAACATAGACAAAATTGTGTTCCTTCAGGCtaaaagttttaattcattGGGGTATCTTTCTTTTCAGGAACAGGATAGGCTTGCAAAACAATTATCTGCGGGTACATAATGTTTGCCCGATGAAAAACGCAGTTTGTGTCAGTATCTCCCGTTCACATTCTGTGTTAGAGTCAAAAATCAAAGAGTGAACATTTCTGTGAGATAGAACACCTCATACACAAATCGTCTCGCtacttttttttgtcagagATCAATGCATTTAAAAAAGTAAGCCAAACAGCCTGCAAAGAGAAATGTAATCTTTTAGTTGACGGATATGGGTCATGGATCGGTGAACAGTGGAGGCCATATCAAACAGGCAGGTGTTCTGACGATTCTTTTGTTAACAGTTTTAGCATCATACAAACTCTTTTCCTAGGTCTTCCATCCTCTGATAATGGGTGAAAACGGGAAAAATGTAGACCCTGCAAACgagaaaaagtaagaaaagattggatcaatatcagtatctgggcaactgcccacctacccttctcctaacccaacaacactctattgataacaagttaaggttaatgttgggttaggggaggggtaggtgggtagttgcgcagatactgatattaatcCAAAATATAACATTCAAGATGTTATTCGAGAAAAGCGTTCCAGTATGAAAAAGACGTTGGAAGAAAAACACATCAGGGAGTTGCGTTGTACAACGTTTCCTTTTTCAGTAAGACCACGTTTAAGTACTTCATATCAATACATTCAGATGCGCATacttgcttttttgttttttgcaaaaCACCGTGGCAACGTAGGTAATTCGGGCAGCTCTCCATTACGGAAATTTCCCTCCACTACTTTGGCGTCTGTTTTGGAGAAGTTCGACTGTGCAGCAAAATAAGTCGCCATCTTTAAGCCCAACAAATTTTGTGATGTTTTAAAAATCGTTATTTTCACGACCACGTCCTCAGGCTTCACTGCAAGCCTCGGGAGATCTGGACACCAACAAGGCCGAGGAATATTGTGGGTCTATGGCGATTCTCTCAATCGCTACTTTTACGAGTCTCTTCTAAAACGGCCGCTTTGCTGGCAAGTCTTCCGAGCCTGCTATCATACGATGCTATGGGTGTATGTATTAACACAGAGTGCTAAAGAAGAAATGAACTTGATGTTTGGCAGGAAGCCTATCAACATTCCCAGGATCCTTTACGAGCTACAAAACGTAGTCACGCGCTCTGACATGGACCAAGACAGTGCCCTTATTCTGAATGCGGGTGTGCACCTATTGAAGAGCGCGAGTTTTTACAATTATCAAAAAGTAATTAATGGATTTATTAGCGTGTTAAAACGTTATTATAGGGGAACTGTTATATGGAAGAGCACTACTGCCATTCATGACCAACGAGAGCTGTACAGTGGCTGTTTTCGACGTTTTCACTCCGATCAGGTAGTTTTATTGATAGCGGACACACCCTTTTGCACATAAGCatgttccaggcgttcagttaatAAAACGAAGCGCGATAGTAAACAGCGCTAATGTCGTGGACGagagaggtttgggtcgggtacCAGACGTGACCAAAACTCCGtcgttttttcactcctccgctGGTATCGCGCCGTTCACTGTTTCGCTTCGTTTTATCAGCTGAACGCCTAGAACAGGCTAATGCACACATGCCAATAGTGattagtttaaaagaaaatatttaaatattgatgatattaattttaattgtattaGTGTAATaactataattattttttcaaaccaTCAAGTCAAAAAAGGCGTAGCCACTAAAATTCTCTTCAAGACTAAATAAATtaggagataaataaataaatagtcTGGTAAAAGTTACCTCTATTTGAGTTGAGATGATTCTTAcactttatttttatcttgtttaGAGAATACAACTATTCAATGCTTACGCGAATTGGGCGATGTGCAAGGCTGGTTTCTTAGTTCTCGATGTTTACCCCGTTTCAAGCTCCTACCCGAAAGGGACTCTGGATGGTGTGCATTTCAATGAACTAGTGTTTTATCCCGCAGCTGAAGCAGTGGAGAGATTTTTCCAGACGTAGCGCTCTGCTACAGTGGAAACGTCACACAATCCAGACACCATAACATGGCAGGAGATTTAGTCACATAAACAAGGTCCGATTAGTCGACACAAGACActtcaaaaggaaaaggaacaagaaCAAGATGGATTACAAAAAGGGAGAAGCCTATtgtgaataaaacaaacaaataaacaaacaaaaaaaacagtgatgACGATTTCATCTTGACTTTTTACTTAATCCGATTCGAAGGTCAAAGTTAAAGAGTAAAGTGTCAAGCAGTTCCATATGGGGTACATTCATAAATGTTTTTAGCCCTAAATTTTTCCTAGTGATTCATTTCTAGAAATCATGGTCAGTTTACTCTGTGACATGAATGTTTACGCATGTAAATTAAGAGCAAACTTctcatttgaattatttttctgGAATTTCTTGCACCCTCTACATGACCAGGGTACGTTCGTCAACCCGAAGTTAAAAGAGAAAGATAGGTAGAGCTTTTTTCAACTGTATCGAAAGAAATCCAATAGCTTTTACTATTGCTCTACATCATAATTTGATTGGTCCATAAAACAGGCACAGAAGTTCTCAATCTATCAAATTTAGAAATAAACCAATCCCGACTCGGTCACTCGAGGGTTTCCTCCATCCCAGCGACTATCCCCTACCCTACCCTCCCCTTTATTATTGAAACCTGACCCTAATAAGTTTACACTTCTAAACCACAATGTAACAAAAATGCTAAATACCGTTGTAATTGACATAATCGTTTGATATGGAACGAGTATGTTAAATGAGGTTTGAAAGTCTATCTAATTGTCTACGAAGCCTGTATTATGACTCTTGCGTGACAATTGTCACGTCAGGAAAAATTGAGGTGTGACAGAGGTACCTTAGTTTCTAAATAATCTCGTATcatacccagatcctaccgtgtaaccGCGTGGGTACGAGACTAGATTCCAAATACTATCAAAATAATACTGCAAATAAGAAAGGTGTTGGTTGCCGCTACCAGATATCCGCTGGCTTTTGGTGGTGGATTTCTAACAAGTGTTGTGTGCGCTTGTCCGCTGACCAACTCGTCTGGGTATCGTTGTAGCAGGTCTAGAATGACTCCATTGGTCCAACCAAACCCGACTTGAATATCATACTCACCCCCACCCCCTGGGGCACCTTGAACGCTCACGTTGAATTTCTCAAACATATGACTGGTAGCACGCCACGCCTTGTAGTTGGTAGTGATCCACTTCTGAGCGAAATTCAAGGCTTCCTGTTTCATCCCTTCGCCGTTTGATTCTGCAAGACCTGCAATAAGCATATGTTGCAAGGGTGGCCATGCATTTGGAAAATCCCATTGCTGACCTGATGAGAACAACGAGGTGGGGAGACCCCCAGGGTAATCGAGGACTCTAAGTCTCTTGAGCGTCCTCAGAACTATCATCTCTCTTGTAATGTTGCCCCGAATAACCCCAGCCCAGAGTGGAACCACGCTTGACGCATAAAAATCACCccttcttttcttcaattgcCGATCGTAGTCAAGCCATAGTCCCTTTTCGTCCCATAATACAGCTTCTATAGCAGCTGCACGGGCCTCTGAGAAGCTTTTATACTCATCTGCTTTAGCAGTGTTTCCGGTCATACGAAAGAACTTTTCTAGTAGATTCTCGCAAGCATAGAGAATACTGTTCAAATCTGTGGGTATGATCTGCCTTGTCCGGGTACTACTGAGGGACCCCCTCTTGTAATCAGTATGGTTAAACCATCGGGTCGAGAAATCCCAGCCACTCTCGGCAGCGGATGCTATGTCTTGGAACAGAGTTGATCTGGCGTCTTCAGGTACTTCTTGAGCAGTGTGAATATCTTCATAATAAGACTCCGGTCTTGGGGTATTCATGTTTGCAGCGTAGATGGACAGCTTATATTTTCCAGAAGACAATTCAACTTCAACAGTGCGATTTTTCCTCCAAAATGTGTATTCTTTCTCCAGGGCATTCAAAATGGACTTCACATAGTCTACATCGCCAGTTTTGTTGAGGTAAAGGCCCACAATTGGGATTAGAAATGGAGGCTGGCTTCGATTTGTGTAGTAAATGCGACCCCCATTTGGAACAAACCCGAAGGTGTTAACCAGCTGAATGAAGTTGTCAATCATTCCTTTGACAGTGTCTTTCATGCCGCAAACGAGTAAACCATTTACAACCCAGTACGAGTCCCAGTAATAATATTCTCGAAATCTACCACCAGGAACAACAAATGGATTTGCCACTAAAATCAAAGAAGATCGCGCGGGGTTCATTCGCGCTTCGTCAGTTATCTTTCTTCCCAGCTTCTTCCATAACTCATTGAGCTTCGATGCAAAGGTCTTCAAGTTCTTGTCCTTTATGTGATCAATAAAAGCGGGATTTTCTCGCCAGTCGAGTGGAGTCCACTGTTGCAAATCATGTCCTACgagatgaaaattttcattcacaaacTTGATCACTTGTTCTTTCGATATGTTAGCCGATGGTCCAAGAGCCTTGAATGCCTGCAAAACGTCCGCTTCGTCACTCTGGAGTCTCATATCAACAAACGTCTTGGAGTCGTTAAAAATACGAGCCATTTGAACGGTGTGAAGAAGATCGCCGCGGCAGAATATCTCGCTGTTGCAAGCAGGTTTCTCGGCATTAATTCCCTTCATACTAAGGGCTAGAAAAGAGAGCTGAAGAATAAAGCCCCACGCCTCCATCGTGACAGCTGTGGTTGCTGTTATATTTCTGAGAAATACAACAGCAACAGGTTTTGTAATGTAATCTTTCACCTCTTTGGTTTCCTTGCGTGACTCTACACAATACATATGATCATGCGATCAGTTGTGCAACCTGTTCGCTCTTGTAGCGGTCTTTGACCATGAGTTGTA is from Pocillopora verrucosa isolate sample1 chromosome 7, ASM3666991v2, whole genome shotgun sequence and encodes:
- the LOC131784561 gene encoding cyclin-dependent kinase inhibitor 3-like isoform X2: MVLQRSSVRRHDFDSSDDDEDNIGDEDLSPFQVDWIDLSFTGCCAEIVGISGLPGCKYRETNRNLAVDMNEYSWAGFEVHHFPVDAGGVPTLDECNSMIKQLRQCISFGRKTILHCVSGLGISCLVAAILLLSLDETLSPDHAISKLRQIRGQRAFQTIKEYNFVLEFRDLHKAHVENQQNSAEAAPRSLSR
- the LOC131784561 gene encoding cyclin-dependent kinase inhibitor 3-like isoform X1, with the protein product MVLQRSSVRRHDFDSSDDDEDNIGDEDLSPFQVDWIDLSFTGCCAEIVGISGLPGCKYRETNRNLAVDMTQLKAMDITDVFVFCSSSEMVRCRVPSLIDEYSWAGFEVHHFPVDAGGVPTLDECNSMIKQLRQCISFGRKTILHCVSGLGISCLVAAILLLSLDETLSPDHAISKLRQIRGQRAFQTIKEYNFVLEFRDLHKAHVENQQNSAEAAPRSLSR
- the LOC131784541 gene encoding uncharacterized protein, with protein sequence MTTLFILIFISFITCFDAEKHFKNERLNYRKNVIDFKFAWCQMRMHRYEWKNLIGHCLTQVSWDAKPLDKKLQTRASKSYVKQLDIKPAGFFSKIYIQSVSVKNENKTIGGDSWRVDIRGPSNMAATVYDKNNGVYEAMFLPEEPGLYRAEITLDYSLCKGFKDPPVDWFMRGCRHGSFQPHGSLGNRTHDFLQGRLGGEQITFTIPSPSTIIAKEINAFKKVSQTACKEKCNLLVDGYGSWIGEQWRPYQTGFTASLGRSGHQQGRGILWVYGDSLNRYFYESLLKRPLCWQVFRACYHTMLWVYVLTQSAKEEMNLMFGRKPINIPRILYELQNVVTRSDMDQDSALILNAGVHLLKSASFYNYQKVINGFISVLKRYYRGTVIWKSTTAIHDQRELYSGCFRRFHSDQRIQLFNAYANWAMCKAGFLVLDVYPVSSSYPKGTLDGVHFNELVFYPAAEAVERFFQT
- the LOC131784540 gene encoding trehalase-like → MEAWGFILQLSFLALSMKGINAEKPACNSEIFCRGDLLHTVQMARIFNDSKTFVDMRLQSDEADVLQAFKALGPSANISKEQVIKFVNENFHLVGHDLQQWTPLDWRENPAFIDHIKDKNLKTFASKLNELWKKLGRKITDEARMNPARSSLILVANPFVVPGGRFREYYYWDSYWVVNGLLVCGMKDTVKGMIDNFIQLVNTFGFVPNGGRIYYTNRSQPPFLIPIVGLYLNKTGDVDYVKSILNALEKEYTFWRKNRTVEVELSSGKYKLSIYAANMNTPRPESYYEDIHTAQEVPEDARSTLFQDIASAAESGWDFSTRWFNHTDYKRGSLSSTRTRQIIPTDLNSILYACENLLEKFFRMTGNTAKADEYKSFSEARAAAIEAVLWDEKGLWLDYDRQLKKRRGDFYASSVVPLWAGVIRGNITREMIVLRTLKRLRVLDYPGGLPTSLFSSGQQWDFPNAWPPLQHMLIAGLAESNGEGMKQEALNFAQKWITTNYKAWRATSHMFEKFNVSVQGAPGGGGEYDIQVGFGWTNGVILDLLQRYPDELVSGQAHTTLVRNPPPKASGYLCLVSTNRTLFM